One segment of Vulpes lagopus strain Blue_001 chromosome 8, ASM1834538v1, whole genome shotgun sequence DNA contains the following:
- the LOC121497457 gene encoding skin secretory protein xP2-like yields MRARGGRCPGVRRAGAQGPGPESGSCSGSATGPECGGGIRVAGTRRAGLAPAAAPGCRGYVTPRPFWVGAARGGACGTRGRAPGPGPRPDPASGRPPAPALGSAHPSRPRRTKPVPEADGQAELLSTDPPRLPRTGRRRKYLGSNSFHS; encoded by the coding sequence ATGCGCGCGCGCGGAGGCAGGTGCCCGGGGGTCCGTCGGGCGGGCGCTCAGGGGCCGGGGCCCGAGTCCGGCAGCTGCAGCGGGAGCGCGACAGGCCCTGAGTGCGGGGGCGGGATTCGGGTCGCGGGGACGCGCCGAGCCGGCctcgcccccgccgccgccccgggttGCAGAGGTTACGTCACGCCCAGGCCGTTCTGGGtcggggccgcgcggggcggAGCCTGCGGGACCCGGGGAAGGGCCCCCGGACCCGGCCCCCGCCCGGACCCGGCCTCAGGGCGCCCCCCTGCTCCAGCTCTGGGTTCCGCGCACCCCAGTCGGCCCCGCAGGACAAAGCCAGTACCGGAAGCGGACGGGCAGGCGGAGCTGCTGTCCACGGATCCCCCCAGGCTGCCGAGGACCGGGCGTCGTCGCAAGTATCTCGGGTC
- the ATP5F1C gene encoding ATP synthase subunit gamma, mitochondrial isoform X2, giving the protein MFSRAGVAGLSAWAVQPQWIQVRNMATLKDITRRLKSIKNIQKITKSMKMVAAAKYARAERELKPARVYGVGSLALYEKADIKVPEDKKKHLLIGVSSDRGLCGAIHSSVAKQIKNEVATLQAAGKEVMLVGIGDKIRGILHRTHSDQFLVSFKEVGRKPPTFGDASVIALELLNSGYEFDEGSIIFNRFRSVISYKTEEKPIFSLETVASAESMSIYDDIDADVLQNYQEYNLANIIYYSLKESTTSEQSARMTAMDNASKNASEMIDKLTLTFNRTRQAVITKELIEIISGAAAL; this is encoded by the exons GATCCAAGTTCGAAATATGGCAACTCTAAAAGATA ttacCCGGCGACTAAAGTCCATCAAAAACATCCAGAAAATCACCAAGTCTATGAAAATGGTAGCAGCAGCAAAATATGCCCGAGCCGAGAGAGAGCTGAAACCAGCTCGAGTGTATGGAGTAGGCTCTTTGG CCCTGTATGAAAAAGCTGATATTAAGGTGCCTGAAGACAAGAAGAAACACCTTCTTATCGGTGTGTCTTCAGATCGAGGGCTCTGTGGTGCTATTCATTCCTCGGTTGCTAAACAGATAAAAAATGAGGTGGCCACACTCCAAGCAGCTGGGAAAGAAGTTATGCTCGTTGGAATTGGTGATAAAATCAGGGGTATACTTCATAG GACTCACTCTGACCAGTTCCTGGTGTCCTTCaaagaagtaggaagaaaacCTCCTACTTTTGGAGATGCATCTGTCATTGCCCTGGAACTGCTGAATTCTGGATATGAATTTGACGAAGGGTCTATCATCTTTAATCGGTTCAG GTCTGTCATCTCCTACAAGACAGAAGAAAAGCCCATCTTTTCCCTTGAAACCGTTGCAAGTGCTG AGAGCATGAGTATCTATGATGATATTGATGCTGACGTGCTGCAGAATTACCAAGAATACAATTTGGCCAACATCATCTACTATTCTCTAAAGGAATCCACCACGAGTGAGCAGAGTGCCAGGATGACAGCCATGGACAATGCTAGCAAGAACGCTT ctGAGATGATTGACAAACTGACTTTGACGTTCAATCGCACCCGCCAGGCTGTCATCACCAAAGAGTTGATTGAAATCATCTCTGGTGCCGCAGCTCT GTAA
- the ATP5F1C gene encoding ATP synthase subunit gamma, mitochondrial isoform X1 codes for MFSRAGVAGLSAWAVQPQWIQVRNMATLKDITRRLKSIKNIQKITKSMKMVAAAKYARAERELKPARVYGVGSLALYEKADIKVPEDKKKHLLIGVSSDRGLCGAIHSSVAKQIKNEVATLQAAGKEVMLVGIGDKIRGILHRTHSDQFLVSFKEVGRKPPTFGDASVIALELLNSGYEFDEGSIIFNRFRSVISYKTEEKPIFSLETVASAESMSIYDDIDADVLQNYQEYNLANIIYYSLKESTTSEQSARMTAMDNASKNASEMIDKLTLTFNRTRQAVITKELIEIISGAAALD; via the exons GATCCAAGTTCGAAATATGGCAACTCTAAAAGATA ttacCCGGCGACTAAAGTCCATCAAAAACATCCAGAAAATCACCAAGTCTATGAAAATGGTAGCAGCAGCAAAATATGCCCGAGCCGAGAGAGAGCTGAAACCAGCTCGAGTGTATGGAGTAGGCTCTTTGG CCCTGTATGAAAAAGCTGATATTAAGGTGCCTGAAGACAAGAAGAAACACCTTCTTATCGGTGTGTCTTCAGATCGAGGGCTCTGTGGTGCTATTCATTCCTCGGTTGCTAAACAGATAAAAAATGAGGTGGCCACACTCCAAGCAGCTGGGAAAGAAGTTATGCTCGTTGGAATTGGTGATAAAATCAGGGGTATACTTCATAG GACTCACTCTGACCAGTTCCTGGTGTCCTTCaaagaagtaggaagaaaacCTCCTACTTTTGGAGATGCATCTGTCATTGCCCTGGAACTGCTGAATTCTGGATATGAATTTGACGAAGGGTCTATCATCTTTAATCGGTTCAG GTCTGTCATCTCCTACAAGACAGAAGAAAAGCCCATCTTTTCCCTTGAAACCGTTGCAAGTGCTG AGAGCATGAGTATCTATGATGATATTGATGCTGACGTGCTGCAGAATTACCAAGAATACAATTTGGCCAACATCATCTACTATTCTCTAAAGGAATCCACCACGAGTGAGCAGAGTGCCAGGATGACAGCCATGGACAATGCTAGCAAGAACGCTT ctGAGATGATTGACAAACTGACTTTGACGTTCAATCGCACCCGCCAGGCTGTCATCACCAAAGAGTTGATTGAAATCATCTCTGGTGCCGCAGCTCT GGATTAA
- the ATP5F1C gene encoding ATP synthase subunit gamma, mitochondrial isoform X3, giving the protein MFSRAGVAGLSAWAVQPQWIQVRNMATLKDITRRLKSIKNIQKITKSMKMVAAAKYARAERELKPARVYGVGSLALYEKADIKVPEDKKKHLLIGVSSDRGLCGAIHSSVAKQIKNEVATLQAAGKEVMLVGIGDKIRGILHRTHSDQFLVSFKEVGRKPPTFGDASVIALELLNSGYEFDEGSIIFNRFRSVISYKTEEKPIFSLETVASAESMSIYDDIDADVLQNYQEYNLANIIYYSLKESTTSEQSARMTAMDNASKNASEMIDKLTLTFNRTRQAVITKELIEIISGAAAL; this is encoded by the exons GATCCAAGTTCGAAATATGGCAACTCTAAAAGATA ttacCCGGCGACTAAAGTCCATCAAAAACATCCAGAAAATCACCAAGTCTATGAAAATGGTAGCAGCAGCAAAATATGCCCGAGCCGAGAGAGAGCTGAAACCAGCTCGAGTGTATGGAGTAGGCTCTTTGG CCCTGTATGAAAAAGCTGATATTAAGGTGCCTGAAGACAAGAAGAAACACCTTCTTATCGGTGTGTCTTCAGATCGAGGGCTCTGTGGTGCTATTCATTCCTCGGTTGCTAAACAGATAAAAAATGAGGTGGCCACACTCCAAGCAGCTGGGAAAGAAGTTATGCTCGTTGGAATTGGTGATAAAATCAGGGGTATACTTCATAG GACTCACTCTGACCAGTTCCTGGTGTCCTTCaaagaagtaggaagaaaacCTCCTACTTTTGGAGATGCATCTGTCATTGCCCTGGAACTGCTGAATTCTGGATATGAATTTGACGAAGGGTCTATCATCTTTAATCGGTTCAG GTCTGTCATCTCCTACAAGACAGAAGAAAAGCCCATCTTTTCCCTTGAAACCGTTGCAAGTGCTG AGAGCATGAGTATCTATGATGATATTGATGCTGACGTGCTGCAGAATTACCAAGAATACAATTTGGCCAACATCATCTACTATTCTCTAAAGGAATCCACCACGAGTGAGCAGAGTGCCAGGATGACAGCCATGGACAATGCTAGCAAGAACGCTT ctGAGATGATTGACAAACTGACTTTGACGTTCAATCGCACCCGCCAGGCTGTCATCACCAAAGAGTTGATTGAAATCATCTCTGGTGCCGCAGCTCTGTAA